One window of Theropithecus gelada isolate Dixy chromosome 4, Tgel_1.0, whole genome shotgun sequence genomic DNA carries:
- the EEF1A1 gene encoding elongation factor 1-alpha 1 isoform X2, with translation MGKEKTHINIVVIGHVDSGKSTTTGHLIYKCGGIDKRTIEKFEKEAAEMGKGSFKYAWVLDKLKAERERGITIDISLWKFETSKYYVTIIDAPGHRDFIKNMITGTSQADCAVLIVAAGVGEFEAGISKNGQTREHALLAYTLGVKQLIVGVNKMDSTEPPYSQKRYEEIVKEVSTYIKKIGYNPDTVAFVPISGWNGDNMLEPSANMPWFKGWKVTRKDGNASGTTLLEALDCILPPTRPTDKPLRLPLQDVYKIGGIGTVPVGRVETGVLKPGMVVTFAPVNVTTEVKSVEMHHEALSEALPGDNVGFNVKNVSVKDVRRGNVAGDSKNDPPMEAAGFTAQVIILNHPGQISAGYAPVLDCHTAHIACKFAELKEKIDRRSGKKLEDGPKFLKSGDAAIVDMVPGKPMCVESFSDYPPLGRFAVRDMRQTVAVGVIKAVDKKAAGAGKVTKSAQKAQKAK, from the exons atgggaaaggaaaagacTCATATCAACATTGTCGTCATTGGACACGTAGATTCGGGCAAGTCCACCACTACTGGCCATCTGATCTACAAATGCGGTGGCATCGACAAAAGAACCATTGAAAAATTTGAGAAGGAGGCTGCTGAG ATGGGAAAGGGCTCCTTCAAGTATGCCTGGGTCTTGGATAAACTGAAAGCTGAGCGGGAACGTGGTATCACCATTGATATCTCCTTGtggaaatttgagaccagcaagtATTATGTGACTATCATTGATGCCCCAGGACACAGAGACTTCATCAAAAACATGATTACAGGGACATCTCAG GCTGACTGTGCTGTCCTGATTGTTGCTGCTGGTGTTGGTGAATTTGAAGCTGGTATCTCCAAGAATGGGCAGACCCGAGAGCATGCTCTTCTGGCTTACACACTGGGTGTGAAACAACTAATTGTTGGTGTTAACAAAATGGATTCCACTGAGCCACCCTACAGCCAGAAGAGATACGAGGAAATTGTTAAGGAAGTCAGCACTTACATTAAGAAAATTGGCTACAACCCCGACACAGTAGCATTTGTGCCAATTTCTGGTTGGAATGGTGACAACATGCTGGAGCCAAGTGCTAAC ATGCCTTGGTTCAAGGGATGGAAGGTCACCCGTAAGGATGGCAATGCCAGTGGAACCACGCTGCTTGAGGCTCTGGACTGCATCCTACCACCAACTCGTCCAACTGACAAGCCCTTGCGCCTGCCTCTCCAGGATGTCTACAAAATTGGTG GTATTGGTACTGTTCCTGTTGGCCGAGTGGAGACTGGTGTTCTCAAACCCGGTATGgtggtcacctttgctccagtcaACGTTACAACTGAAGTAAAATCTGTCGAAATGCACCATGAAGCTTTGAGTGAAGCTCTTCCTGGGGACAATGTGGGCTTCAATGTCAAGAATGTGTCTGTCAAGGATGTTCGTCGTGGCAACGTTGCTGGTGACAGCAAAAACGACCCACCAATGGAAGCAGCTGGCTTCACTGCTCAg GTGATTATCCTGAACCATCCAGGCCAAATAAGTGCTGGCTATGCCCCTGTGTTGGATTGCCACACGGCTCACATTGCATGCAAGTTTGCTGAGCTGAAGGAAAAGATTGATCGCCGTTCTGGTAAAAAACTGGAAGATGGCCCTAAATTCTTGAAGTCTGGTGATGCTGCCATTGTTGATATGGTTCCTGGCAAGCCTATGTGTGTTGAGAGCTTCTCAGACTATCCACCTTTGG gtcgCTTTGCTGTTCGCGATATGAGGCAGACAGTTGCGGTGGGTGTCATCAAAGCAGTGGACAAGAAAGCTGCTGGAGCTGGCAAGGTCACCAAGTCTGCCCAGAAAGCTCAGAAGGCTAAATGA
- the EEF1A1 gene encoding elongation factor 1-alpha 1 isoform X1 — MGKEKTHINIVVIGHVDSGKSTTTGHLIYKCGGIDKRTIEKFEKEAAEMGKGSFKYAWVLDKLKAERERGITIDISLWKFETSKYYVTIIDAPGHRDFIKNMITGTSQVGGINNSRFFFFPEMPVLCIGFVLWRVDRDMSLLSLKADCAVLIVAAGVGEFEAGISKNGQTREHALLAYTLGVKQLIVGVNKMDSTEPPYSQKRYEEIVKEVSTYIKKIGYNPDTVAFVPISGWNGDNMLEPSANMPWFKGWKVTRKDGNASGTTLLEALDCILPPTRPTDKPLRLPLQDVYKIGGIGTVPVGRVETGVLKPGMVVTFAPVNVTTEVKSVEMHHEALSEALPGDNVGFNVKNVSVKDVRRGNVAGDSKNDPPMEAAGFTAQVIILNHPGQISAGYAPVLDCHTAHIACKFAELKEKIDRRSGKKLEDGPKFLKSGDAAIVDMVPGKPMCVESFSDYPPLGRFAVRDMRQTVAVGVIKAVDKKAAGAGKVTKSAQKAQKAK; from the exons atgggaaaggaaaagacTCATATCAACATTGTCGTCATTGGACACGTAGATTCGGGCAAGTCCACCACTACTGGCCATCTGATCTACAAATGCGGTGGCATCGACAAAAGAACCATTGAAAAATTTGAGAAGGAGGCTGCTGAG ATGGGAAAGGGCTCCTTCAAGTATGCCTGGGTCTTGGATAAACTGAAAGCTGAGCGGGAACGTGGTATCACCATTGATATCTCCTTGtggaaatttgagaccagcaagtATTATGTGACTATCATTGATGCCCCAGGACACAGAGACTTCATCAAAAACATGATTACAGGGACATCTCAGGTTGGTGGGATTAAtaattctaggttttttttttttcctgaaatgccTGTCTTGTGCATTGGTTTTGTCCTTTGGAGAGTTGACAGGGATATGTCTTTGCTTTCTTTAAAGGCTGACTGTGCTGTCCTGATTGTTGCTGCTGGTGTTGGTGAATTTGAAGCTGGTATCTCCAAGAATGGGCAGACCCGAGAGCATGCTCTTCTGGCTTACACACTGGGTGTGAAACAACTAATTGTTGGTGTTAACAAAATGGATTCCACTGAGCCACCCTACAGCCAGAAGAGATACGAGGAAATTGTTAAGGAAGTCAGCACTTACATTAAGAAAATTGGCTACAACCCCGACACAGTAGCATTTGTGCCAATTTCTGGTTGGAATGGTGACAACATGCTGGAGCCAAGTGCTAAC ATGCCTTGGTTCAAGGGATGGAAGGTCACCCGTAAGGATGGCAATGCCAGTGGAACCACGCTGCTTGAGGCTCTGGACTGCATCCTACCACCAACTCGTCCAACTGACAAGCCCTTGCGCCTGCCTCTCCAGGATGTCTACAAAATTGGTG GTATTGGTACTGTTCCTGTTGGCCGAGTGGAGACTGGTGTTCTCAAACCCGGTATGgtggtcacctttgctccagtcaACGTTACAACTGAAGTAAAATCTGTCGAAATGCACCATGAAGCTTTGAGTGAAGCTCTTCCTGGGGACAATGTGGGCTTCAATGTCAAGAATGTGTCTGTCAAGGATGTTCGTCGTGGCAACGTTGCTGGTGACAGCAAAAACGACCCACCAATGGAAGCAGCTGGCTTCACTGCTCAg GTGATTATCCTGAACCATCCAGGCCAAATAAGTGCTGGCTATGCCCCTGTGTTGGATTGCCACACGGCTCACATTGCATGCAAGTTTGCTGAGCTGAAGGAAAAGATTGATCGCCGTTCTGGTAAAAAACTGGAAGATGGCCCTAAATTCTTGAAGTCTGGTGATGCTGCCATTGTTGATATGGTTCCTGGCAAGCCTATGTGTGTTGAGAGCTTCTCAGACTATCCACCTTTGG gtcgCTTTGCTGTTCGCGATATGAGGCAGACAGTTGCGGTGGGTGTCATCAAAGCAGTGGACAAGAAAGCTGCTGGAGCTGGCAAGGTCACCAAGTCTGCCCAGAAAGCTCAGAAGGCTAAATGA